A DNA window from Terriglobia bacterium contains the following coding sequences:
- a CDS encoding ammonium transporter yields MKLARLTLIFAAAVLLSGIAVGADTPPSATANAPAAPAAVLRGSTVIKDAAAPTTDELAKGDPAGDKTGTVSDVAVADPKTGLTLTDLANQAGQNKVAINFTWTLIAGFLVMFMQAGFALVETGLCRAKNANHTMMMNFMVYGFGLFAYWVCGFAIQMGGVGGVLNLGGAAPLTHEFTITVLGKTWGLFGTSGFFLSGATYDVGVMVLFLFQMVFMDTALTIVTGSAAERWKFAAFAFCSVLMGAITYPLFANWAWGGGWLSQLGANFGLGHGYVDFAGSGVVHAVGGITALAAAMLIGPRIGKYNRDGSPNAMPGHDMVIVLAGCFILAFGWFGFNPGSTLGASGNGNLRIATIAVNTMLAGCTGSFGAIFYMWRRYGKPDASMVGNGLLAGLVAITAPSGFVSTVGAAIIGLIAGVLVCLSCEFFERVAKVDDPVGAISVHGVNGIWGVISVGLFADGTANYGGGWNGVNGPVRGLFHGDPSQLIAQLIGVVTLIGFVFSLSFAFNALVDWLVGQRVSPESELEGLDIPEMGSLGYPEFVLKMQRTAVAPKEATPAFGAVSVPAPSFGSGD; encoded by the coding sequence ATGAAATTGGCACGCCTCACACTGATTTTTGCAGCGGCCGTGCTGCTGTCCGGCATCGCTGTCGGGGCAGACACGCCGCCATCTGCGACGGCCAACGCCCCCGCTGCTCCCGCTGCGGTTCTGCGCGGATCCACCGTGATCAAAGACGCAGCCGCTCCTACCACCGACGAACTTGCCAAGGGCGATCCCGCCGGCGACAAAACCGGCACCGTCTCCGACGTCGCCGTCGCCGATCCCAAGACCGGCCTCACCCTCACCGACCTTGCCAACCAGGCCGGCCAGAACAAGGTCGCCATTAACTTCACCTGGACGCTCATCGCCGGCTTCCTGGTCATGTTTATGCAGGCCGGGTTCGCCTTGGTGGAGACCGGCCTGTGCCGCGCCAAGAACGCCAACCACACCATGATGATGAACTTCATGGTCTACGGCTTCGGCCTGTTCGCCTACTGGGTGTGCGGCTTCGCCATCCAGATGGGCGGCGTCGGTGGCGTGCTCAACCTGGGTGGTGCGGCGCCGCTCACCCATGAATTCACGATCACCGTCCTCGGAAAGACTTGGGGTCTCTTCGGGACCAGCGGCTTCTTCCTCAGCGGCGCCACTTACGACGTCGGCGTGATGGTTCTGTTCCTCTTCCAGATGGTGTTCATGGACACGGCGCTGACCATCGTCACCGGTTCGGCCGCCGAACGCTGGAAGTTTGCCGCTTTCGCGTTTTGCTCGGTGCTGATGGGCGCCATCACCTACCCGCTGTTCGCCAATTGGGCCTGGGGAGGCGGCTGGCTCTCCCAGTTGGGCGCTAACTTCGGCTTGGGCCACGGCTACGTTGACTTTGCCGGATCCGGCGTGGTGCACGCCGTCGGTGGCATCACCGCCCTGGCTGCCGCCATGCTCATCGGCCCGCGCATCGGCAAGTACAACCGCGACGGCTCTCCCAATGCCATGCCCGGTCACGACATGGTCATCGTGCTCGCCGGCTGCTTCATCCTCGCCTTCGGCTGGTTCGGATTCAATCCGGGCAGCACGCTGGGCGCCTCCGGCAACGGCAACCTGCGCATCGCCACCATTGCCGTCAACACCATGCTGGCCGGTTGCACCGGCTCCTTCGGCGCCATCTTTTATATGTGGCGGCGCTATGGCAAGCCCGACGCTTCCATGGTGGGCAATGGCCTGCTCGCCGGTTTGGTGGCCATCACCGCACCCTCCGGATTTGTGAGCACCGTTGGCGCCGCCATCATCGGCCTCATCGCCGGCGTGCTGGTTTGCTTGAGCTGCGAGTTCTTCGAGCGTGTCGCCAAGGTGGACGATCCGGTCGGCGCCATCTCCGTCCACGGCGTCAACGGAATCTGGGGCGTCATTTCCGTCGGACTCTTCGCCGACGGCACCGCCAACTACGGCGGAGGCTGGAACGGCGTCAACGGGCCGGTCCGCGGCCTCTTCCATGGCGACCCCTCCCAGCTCATTGCCCAGCTCATTGGCGTCGTCACCCTGATCGGCTTCGTCTTCAGCCTCTCGTTTGCCTTCAACGCCCTGGTGGACTGGCTTGTCGGACAGCGCGTTTCGCCGGAATCCGAACTGGAAGGTCTCGACATTCCGGAGATGGGTTCCCTCGGCTATCCCGAATTCGTCTTGAAGATGCAGCGCACGGCGGTTGCGCCCAAGGAAGCAACTCCGGCGTTTGGAGCAGTCTCGGTTCCCGCTCCTTCATTCGGTAGCGGCGACTAG
- a CDS encoding cation:proton antiporter, which yields MDTSLQCLLFIAVLILFAKAMAHMGSRISLPLVLGELAAGVVLGPTVLNIWRFSWFSSPNPNAASLPAVFQVLAQLGVVALMFLAGLETDIRLLRASVAPAFWAATGGVLLPMAGGALVSRIAGFGWPEAIFIGTVLTATSVTITAQTLLDLGKMRSRAGATILGAAVIDDVLGLIVLSIVIAMSAHPAQASSGLAGAAFPIARMTLFLVIAFALGPRLVRFVLNRTEPSSGNHSTASAALALAFLFAFAAAYLGGMAAITGAYLAGVFAAATPARKTIVGPLRSLCNAFFGPVFFVSIGLQIDARDLGGHLGFFLALLLVAVAGKIVGCAAGAFATGFGARNSIVVGVGMIPRGEVGLITASIGFAAGLISRGVYVQVIVLVLATTLITPALLRFAFARHEAVAEPVLAPLTVESAAGKEFVSPV from the coding sequence ATGGACACTTCGCTGCAATGCCTGTTGTTCATCGCCGTGCTGATCCTGTTTGCCAAGGCAATGGCCCACATGGGTTCGCGCATCAGCCTGCCGCTGGTTCTCGGCGAACTCGCCGCCGGTGTCGTGCTCGGCCCCACCGTTCTGAACATCTGGCGCTTCTCCTGGTTCTCTTCTCCCAACCCAAACGCTGCTTCGCTGCCGGCGGTATTTCAGGTGCTGGCGCAATTGGGTGTGGTCGCGCTCATGTTCCTCGCCGGGCTCGAAACCGACATTCGTCTTCTGCGCGCCAGCGTCGCTCCCGCATTCTGGGCGGCCACCGGCGGCGTTCTACTGCCCATGGCCGGAGGCGCCCTGGTGTCGCGCATCGCCGGTTTCGGATGGCCGGAAGCCATCTTCATCGGCACCGTCTTGACCGCCACCAGCGTCACCATCACCGCACAGACGCTGCTCGATCTTGGCAAGATGCGCTCCCGTGCCGGCGCAACCATCCTCGGCGCGGCGGTGATTGATGATGTCCTTGGCTTGATTGTGCTTTCGATAGTCATAGCGATGTCCGCGCACCCCGCTCAGGCGTCTTCCGGGCTGGCCGGCGCCGCGTTCCCCATCGCGCGCATGACGCTGTTTCTGGTCATCGCCTTTGCCCTCGGCCCGCGACTGGTGCGCTTCGTTCTCAATCGCACGGAACCATCCAGCGGCAATCACTCCACGGCCTCGGCGGCGCTGGCGCTGGCTTTCCTTTTTGCCTTTGCTGCCGCCTACCTGGGCGGAATGGCCGCGATTACCGGGGCGTACCTGGCGGGCGTGTTTGCGGCCGCCACTCCGGCGCGCAAAACCATCGTCGGACCGCTTCGTTCTCTGTGCAACGCCTTCTTTGGCCCCGTGTTCTTCGTCTCCATCGGCCTGCAGATCGACGCCCGCGACTTGGGCGGCCACCTCGGGTTCTTCCTCGCGCTGTTGCTGGTGGCGGTCGCCGGCAAGATCGTTGGTTGCGCCGCCGGCGCCTTCGCCACCGGATTCGGCGCGCGCAATTCCATCGTCGTCGGCGTGGGCATGATCCCGCGCGGTGAGGTGGGCCTCATCACCGCCAGCATCGGTTTCGCTGCCGGCCTGATTTCACGCGGTGTTTACGTGCAGGTCATCGTTCTGGTGCTTGCGACTACGCTCATCACCCCGGCGTTACTGAGGTTTGCATTTGCACGCCACGAGGCCGTCGCCGAACCGGTTCTCGCTCCACTCACCGTCGAATCGGCGGCCGGTAAAGAATTTGTCTCGCCGGTTTAA
- a CDS encoding P-II family nitrogen regulator — MVKVEAIVQMNKFEFVKDALHQLGVEGMTVSEVRGHGRQKGHTENYRGREYSVDLIPKIKIELVLPDNLVDSAVETIIQTARSGKIGDGKIFLSKVDEVIRIRNEERGVAAL, encoded by the coding sequence ATGGTGAAAGTCGAAGCGATCGTCCAGATGAACAAATTCGAGTTCGTGAAGGACGCCCTTCATCAACTGGGCGTCGAAGGCATGACCGTCTCCGAGGTCCGCGGCCACGGCCGTCAGAAAGGGCACACCGAGAATTACCGCGGTCGCGAGTACAGCGTGGACCTCATACCCAAAATCAAAATCGAATTGGTCTTGCCGGATAACCTGGTTGATTCTGCCGTGGAGACCATCATCCAGACCGCCCGTAGCGGCAAGATCGGTGATGGCAAGATTTTTCTCTCCAAGGTGGATGAGGTCATCCGCATCCGCAACGAGGAACGCGGCGTTGCCGCTCTTTAG
- a CDS encoding lytic transglycosylase domain-containing protein, whose amino-acid sequence MPRVRQLTVMLLLCAAVNVAWSQEARYAVPAASVEEQFSAYQRELSNAADEVLAAAELGRTSEARSAEAASGVPVDERAVQRFARQYWNGEEQNVRRAMERVTQLRATLDAVLGEEGVPKEVAALVLVESGGRPAALSPKGARGVWQFMPETARRYGLTVSASKDERLDVAKSTRAAARYLRALYGQFGDWRLAFAAYNAGEQAVAQAVARAGQRDFARVQLHLPRETRNYVPAVMEAMALLGGGEAMANGSGRSSMGRAVYASPGATP is encoded by the coding sequence ATGCCTAGGGTGCGACAACTGACGGTGATGCTGCTGCTGTGTGCGGCCGTGAACGTTGCATGGTCGCAGGAGGCGCGGTACGCGGTGCCGGCGGCGTCGGTGGAGGAGCAGTTTTCGGCGTATCAGCGGGAGTTGAGCAATGCCGCGGATGAAGTGCTGGCCGCGGCGGAGCTAGGCCGGACGAGCGAGGCGAGGTCCGCGGAGGCGGCGAGCGGAGTTCCGGTCGACGAGCGTGCGGTGCAGCGGTTTGCGCGGCAATACTGGAATGGTGAAGAACAGAATGTGCGGCGAGCGATGGAACGCGTGACGCAGCTCAGGGCGACGTTGGATGCGGTCCTCGGAGAAGAGGGCGTGCCGAAGGAGGTCGCCGCGTTGGTGCTGGTGGAGAGCGGCGGGAGGCCGGCGGCGCTGTCGCCGAAGGGCGCACGCGGAGTGTGGCAATTCATGCCGGAGACGGCGCGGCGCTATGGGCTGACGGTCAGCGCGTCAAAAGACGAGCGGCTGGATGTGGCGAAGTCCACGCGCGCCGCGGCGCGGTATTTGCGCGCACTGTACGGCCAGTTTGGCGACTGGCGATTGGCCTTTGCCGCGTACAACGCGGGCGAACAGGCGGTGGCGCAAGCAGTGGCACGCGCCGGGCAAAGAGACTTTGCGCGCGTGCAGCTTCATCTGCCACGGGAAACGCGCAACTATGTGCCGGCGGTGATGGAAGCAATGGCGTTGTTGGGCGGCGGCGAAGCGATGGCGAACGGTTCCGGCAGGTCCAGCATGGGACGGGCGGTTTATGCGTCGCCGGGTGCAACCCCTTAA